The following proteins are encoded in a genomic region of Glycine soja cultivar W05 chromosome 17, ASM419377v2, whole genome shotgun sequence:
- the LOC114393284 gene encoding sodium/pyruvate cotransporter BASS2, chloroplastic isoform X2 gives MKKKWNSKILCNATTDISGDIPESAGELSQYEKVIEILTALFPVWVILGAIVGIYKPTAVTWLATDLFSLGFGFLILSMGLTLTFEDFRRCLRNPWTVGVGFLAQYLIKPMLGFAIAMTLKLSAPLATGLILVACCPGCQASNVATFIAKGNVALSVLMTTCSTIGAIIMTPLLTKLLAGQLVPVDAVGLALSTFQVVLVPTIVGVLANELFPKFTSKIITVTPLIGVILTTLLCASPIGLASDVLKAQGAQLVLPVVFLHAASFALGYWVSRISFGESSSRTVSIECGMQSSAFGFLLAQRHFTNPLVAVPSAVSVVCMALGGSALAVFWTNRPIPLDDKDDFKK, from the exons GAACTCTAAAATATTGTGCAATGCTACAACAGACATTTCTGGTGATATTCCTGAAAGTGCTGGTGAGCTGAGCCAGTACGAGAAAGTGATTGAAATATTAACAGCTCTTTTTCCTGTGTGG GTCATCTTGGGGGCCATCGTCGGCATTTACAAACCAACTGCT GTAACTTGGTTGGCGACAGATCTTTTTAGTCTTGGCTTTGGTTTCCTCATCCTCTCTATGGGCTTGACATTGACATTTGAGGATTTCAGACGGTGTCTGCGAAATCCGTGGACT GTGGGTGTAGGGTTTCTTGcacaatatttaattaaaccCATGCTAGGCTTTGCCATTGCAATG ACTCTAAAACTTTCAGCTCCTCTTGCAACTGGTCTTATTTTGGTCGCATGTTGTCCTGGATGTCAGGCATCAAATGTTGCAACATTCATAGCCAAGGGAAATGTTGCACTCTCTGTTCTTATGACAAC GTGTTCAACTATTGGAGCTATTATAATGACCCCACTCCTTACAAAGCTTCTTGCCGGTCAACTCGTTCCAGTTGATGCTGTT GGCCTGGCACTTAGTACCTTTCAGGTTGTTTTAGTCCCAACGATTGTGGGAG TTTTGGCAAATGAGCTTTTTCCCAAGTTCACTTCAAAGATAATCACCGTTACTCCTTTGATAGGAGTCATTTTGACCACTCTCCTTTGTGCAAGCCCA ATTGGGCTAGCTTCAGACGTATTAAAAGCTCAAGGAGCACAACTAGTATTGCCAGTTGTTTTCCTACATGCTGCTTCATTTGCTCTTGGATATTGGGTTTCAAGAATATCATTTGGTGAATCCTCGTCACGCACTGTATCTATAGAGTGTGGGATGCAG AGCTCTGCATTTGGATTTTTGCTTGCTCAGAGGCACTTTACAAACCCTCTTGTAGCTGTTCCTTCAGCTGTTAGTGTTGTCTGCATGGCG CTTGGTGGGAGTGCTCTTGCTGTGTTTTGGACGAACAGACCAATTCCCCTCGATGACAAAGATGACTTCAAGAAATGA